Proteins from a genomic interval of Spirochaetia bacterium 38H-sp:
- a CDS encoding polymer-forming cytoskeletal protein, which translates to MKALKETHINSIVGAGCRIEGKINGAHFLRIDGDVIGSLSASGKIVVGKSARCEGSLYAKEISIGGVVRGDLIAEEKIIILSSAIVMGNIEAPYLVVEEGAVLHATCIVGMEISSGKTAVGAG; encoded by the coding sequence ATGAAGGCATTGAAAGAAACGCATATTAATTCTATAGTTGGTGCCGGATGTAGAATAGAAGGAAAAATTAACGGAGCTCATTTCTTAAGAATAGATGGCGATGTTATAGGTAGTCTCAGTGCAAGTGGTAAGATTGTGGTGGGAAAGAGTGCGAGGTGCGAAGGTTCTTTATATGCAAAAGAGATAAGTATAGGTGGTGTGGTCAGAGGTGATTTGATCGCAGAGGAGAAAATAATAATCCTGTCTTCTGCAATAGTCATGGGTAATATAGAAGCTCCTTATCTTGTTGTAGAGGAAGGAGCTGTTCTGCATGCCACTTGTATTGTGGGAATGGAAATCTCTTCCGGCAAGACTGCTGTTGGAGCAGGTTGA
- a CDS encoding DUF327 family protein produces the protein MESIEPQAGYFFSAARQQNLEKKKKSKKSEKATFSKILRNNAGNNINAEPELVGKHDELSLEEMLDDIHSLGDRLRNSHSFDDIKAYRDAVKKFLAYVVDNMLCFEQHVSGSGIDKRKKYSLIRIIDRKMESLVAGIILNQIKQLDILEKLEEIQGMLVDLLS, from the coding sequence ATGGAATCCATAGAACCTCAAGCCGGGTACTTTTTTTCTGCGGCCAGACAGCAAAATCTGGAGAAGAAGAAAAAAAGCAAAAAATCGGAAAAAGCTACGTTCTCTAAAATACTAAGAAACAATGCTGGTAATAATATAAATGCAGAGCCAGAATTAGTGGGAAAACATGATGAGCTCTCTTTGGAAGAAATGCTGGATGACATTCACAGTCTTGGGGATAGATTAAGAAACTCTCACTCTTTTGATGATATAAAGGCCTACAGAGATGCTGTAAAAAAATTCCTTGCTTATGTGGTTGATAATATGCTGTGTTTTGAACAACATGTTTCTGGAAGTGGTATAGATAAAAGAAAAAAATATTCTCTGATAAGAATAATAGATAGGAAGATGGAATCTTTGGTCGCAGGTATAATATTAAACCAGATAAAACAGCTGGATATTCTTGAGAAGTTGGAAGAAATACAGGGCATGCTTGTTGATTTGTTGTCCTGA
- the dnaK gene encoding molecular chaperone DnaK, whose amino-acid sequence MGKIIGIDLGTTNSCVAIMEGNEPVVIANSEGQRTTPSMVAFTQNGERLVGQPAKNQMITNPENTIYSIKRFMGRRYEEVTEEIRMVPYHIVQDSRGGVRVDVSGKQYSPEEISAAILQKMKKTAEDYLGEPVTEAVITVPAYFNDAQRQATKDAGRIAGLEVKRILNEPTAAALAYGLGKDQSKDQKIAVFDLGGGTFDISILELGDGVFEVKSTNGDTHLGGDDFDQAIIDWLVDSFKKDYGIDLSQDRMALQRLKEAAEKAKKELSSLQETEINLPFITADSTGPKHLKYNLTRSKFEQLIDGLLERTKTPCINALKDAGLSASDIDVVILVGGSTRVPAVQKIVKEIFGKEPHKGVNPDEVVAMGAAIQGGIIAGDVKDVLLLDVIPLSLGIETLGGVFTRLIERNTTIPTRKSQIFSTAADNQTAVTIHVLQGEREMASQNRSLARFDLVGIPPAPRGVPQIEVMFDVDANGILHVSAKDLATGKEQKIRVEPSSGLTEDEINKMVKDAEQNADADKRARERAEARNEADNLIYYTEKTLNDLGDKVKPEDKESIEKAISDLRTVMDGDDVDAIKAKTEALKQASYKIAEEVYKRSQAGDAPGDTSSAQSSSSSENVQDADFEVVDDDK is encoded by the coding sequence ATGGGAAAGATAATAGGAATCGATCTGGGAACAACCAATTCATGTGTTGCAATTATGGAAGGCAATGAACCTGTGGTTATTGCTAATTCCGAAGGGCAGAGAACTACTCCGTCTATGGTTGCTTTTACTCAAAATGGCGAGAGGCTTGTGGGACAGCCTGCAAAGAACCAGATGATTACCAATCCTGAGAATACCATCTACTCCATAAAAAGGTTTATGGGAAGGCGTTACGAGGAAGTAACGGAAGAAATCAGGATGGTACCATATCATATTGTGCAGGATTCTAGGGGCGGAGTAAGAGTTGATGTCTCCGGCAAGCAGTATTCTCCAGAAGAAATTTCCGCTGCCATTCTTCAGAAGATGAAAAAAACAGCGGAGGATTATCTTGGTGAGCCGGTAACAGAGGCTGTAATAACTGTTCCTGCTTATTTTAACGATGCACAGAGACAGGCTACCAAGGATGCAGGGAGAATTGCAGGACTCGAGGTGAAGAGAATATTAAACGAGCCTACGGCAGCAGCTCTTGCTTATGGTCTCGGTAAAGATCAGTCCAAGGATCAGAAAATAGCGGTTTTTGACTTGGGTGGAGGTACCTTTGATATATCTATTCTTGAGCTTGGCGATGGAGTTTTTGAGGTAAAATCAACCAATGGAGATACTCACTTAGGTGGAGATGATTTTGACCAGGCTATAATTGATTGGCTTGTAGATAGCTTTAAAAAAGATTATGGCATAGATCTGTCTCAGGATAGAATGGCTCTTCAGAGGCTTAAGGAAGCTGCTGAAAAGGCAAAGAAAGAGCTTTCTTCTTTGCAGGAGACAGAGATAAACCTTCCGTTTATCACTGCGGATTCTACTGGTCCCAAGCATCTTAAGTACAATCTGACCCGGTCAAAATTTGAGCAGCTTATAGATGGTCTTCTTGAAAGGACTAAGACTCCGTGCATAAATGCTCTTAAGGATGCGGGGCTTAGTGCATCTGATATTGATGTTGTTATCCTTGTAGGTGGTTCTACAAGAGTTCCTGCCGTACAAAAAATAGTAAAAGAAATTTTTGGTAAAGAACCCCATAAGGGTGTTAATCCTGATGAAGTTGTTGCAATGGGTGCTGCTATCCAGGGTGGAATCATAGCAGGAGATGTCAAGGATGTGTTGCTTTTGGATGTTATTCCTCTTTCTCTTGGTATAGAGACTCTGGGTGGTGTTTTTACAAGGTTGATAGAAAGAAACACCACTATTCCCACAAGAAAATCTCAAATTTTTTCTACTGCAGCTGACAATCAGACAGCGGTTACTATCCATGTCCTCCAGGGGGAGAGAGAAATGGCTTCCCAAAACAGAAGCCTGGCTAGATTTGACCTTGTAGGAATACCTCCTGCACCAAGAGGGGTTCCTCAGATAGAAGTAATGTTTGATGTTGATGCCAATGGCATATTGCATGTATCGGCTAAGGACCTTGCAACAGGTAAAGAGCAAAAGATCAGAGTTGAGCCTTCTTCCGGTTTGACAGAGGACGAAATAAATAAGATGGTAAAAGATGCTGAGCAGAATGCTGATGCAGATAAAAGAGCCAGAGAAAGAGCAGAAGCAAGAAATGAGGCGGATAATCTTATCTACTATACAGAAAAAACTCTCAATGACCTTGGAGATAAGGTTAAGCCGGAGGATAAGGAAAGCATAGAAAAAGCTATAAGTGATTTGAGAACAGTAATGGATGGAGATGATGTGGATGCTATAAAAGCAAAGACAGAGGCTTTAAAGCAGGCTTCTTATAAGATAGCAGAAGAAGTATACAAGCGCTCCCAGGCAGGAGATGCACCTGGTGATACATCTTCTGCCCAATCGTCATCTTCTTCTGAGAATGTTCAGGATGCTGATTTCGAAGTTGTAGACGATGACAAATAA
- a CDS encoding HAD family hydrolase → MDIKAVAFDLDGTLYPNYRMYLLSVGFAFRHPYLVYCFNEVRKEIRKVRPVDDFKTLQRDLLAKRMGVPPERADELIEKKIYQAWEQSLKRLRTYPFLKDVLVALREDGYKLAVMSDFPVLAKLGFLGLDDLWDTAFCTEDTGYLKPNPEPFMELAKRLDCEPSSILYVGNSYSYDIIGAHNAGLRSAHLTKRPPSGSVADFSFSSYPALLEWIRERKGT, encoded by the coding sequence ATGGATATTAAAGCTGTTGCATTTGATCTTGACGGTACTCTTTATCCCAACTACAGAATGTATCTTTTGTCCGTGGGGTTTGCCTTCAGACATCCTTATCTGGTCTATTGTTTTAATGAGGTCAGAAAGGAGATAAGAAAGGTGAGACCTGTTGATGATTTTAAGACTCTTCAGAGGGATTTGCTTGCAAAGAGGATGGGGGTACCGCCAGAGAGGGCTGATGAGCTCATAGAAAAGAAAATTTATCAGGCATGGGAGCAGTCTCTCAAACGGCTTAGGACTTATCCTTTTCTTAAGGATGTGCTTGTTGCTTTGAGAGAGGATGGCTATAAGCTTGCTGTCATGTCGGATTTTCCTGTTCTTGCCAAGCTGGGGTTTTTGGGGCTTGATGATTTGTGGGATACTGCTTTTTGTACGGAGGATACGGGGTATCTCAAGCCTAACCCGGAGCCTTTTATGGAGCTTGCAAAAAGGCTGGATTGTGAGCCTTCTTCTATTTTATATGTTGGAAATAGCTATTCTTATGATATAATAGGAGCACATAATGCAGGGTTGAGGTCTGCCCATCTTACCAAGAGACCTCCTTCCGGCTCTGTGGCAGATTTTTCTTTTTCTTCTTATCCTGCTCTGCTTGAGTGGATAAGAGAGCGGAAGGGGACTTGA
- a CDS encoding stage 0 sporulation family protein has product MQHLKYKTCNDCAVSCDKKQRYKIETHFVLVKVLHTSETEICSVPQDLEIFSTDYVIVQSKYGRDLAIVLGPAKSERESLSEEKDTSVKELYRKATEEDIVKYNKNIEEEKKAFDLCLDKIKEHGLDMKLVSVHYLTDEPKILFFFTADGRVDFRALVKDLVSMFKKRIELRQIGVRDEARLVGGVGVCGRSLCCHSVTDHLVPVSIKMAKVQNISLNSMKISGPCGRLLCCLAYEYDIYEQERQEYPVENTRVEYDGMFFKVTEVNILSQKIYLSGPDGQFLVVGRENIVYSNDRWMIKPDVEL; this is encoded by the coding sequence ATGCAACATCTAAAATATAAGACATGTAATGATTGTGCTGTTTCTTGTGATAAGAAACAGCGCTATAAGATAGAAACTCATTTTGTTCTTGTAAAAGTCTTGCATACCAGTGAGACGGAAATTTGTTCTGTCCCGCAAGATTTGGAAATTTTCTCTACTGACTATGTAATTGTTCAGAGTAAGTATGGCAGGGATCTTGCCATTGTTCTTGGTCCTGCCAAATCAGAGAGAGAAAGCCTGTCAGAAGAGAAGGATACTAGCGTAAAAGAATTATATAGAAAAGCGACAGAAGAAGATATAGTTAAGTACAATAAAAACATAGAAGAGGAGAAAAAGGCTTTTGATCTTTGCCTTGATAAGATAAAAGAGCATGGGCTTGATATGAAGCTCGTTTCTGTCCATTATCTTACGGATGAACCCAAAATTCTCTTTTTCTTTACTGCTGATGGGCGTGTTGATTTTAGGGCTCTTGTCAAAGATCTTGTTTCTATGTTTAAAAAACGGATAGAGCTTAGACAAATCGGAGTCAGAGATGAGGCTAGACTTGTAGGTGGGGTTGGCGTCTGCGGAAGAAGTCTTTGCTGCCATTCTGTAACAGATCATTTGGTGCCTGTTTCCATAAAAATGGCTAAGGTCCAGAATATATCTCTTAATTCCATGAAAATATCCGGGCCCTGCGGTAGACTGTTGTGTTGTCTTGCGTATGAATATGACATATATGAGCAGGAGAGACAGGAGTATCCTGTTGAGAATACCAGGGTAGAATACGATGGGATGTTTTTTAAAGTCACGGAGGTAAATATTCTGTCGCAAAAAATATATCTTTCCGGACCTGATGGACAATTTTTGGTTGTCGGAAGAGAAAATATTGTTTATTCTAATGACAGGTGGATGATAAAGCCTGATGTTGAGTTGTGA
- the rlmB gene encoding 23S rRNA (guanosine(2251)-2'-O)-methyltransferase RlmB: MKKKSSSSFWRYLYGKNVIKAYIEKIDNNHSHDVEILLSDKNKYKDIKILADKKNIPILYCKKEELDRFFGHDKHRGLLLKVPSSDRPSLKDVLPFPENSVVVILDHIEDPHNIGAIIRTCDKFDIAAVIVPSRRAAVDSPVISKVSSGADAFVPLIVENNLSRVIDILKEDGFWIYGADMCGDSLSGVSFSGKICLVMGSEGNGLSRLVREKCDYMVSIPSGGNIDSFNVSVATGILLYEIVRQQGKFD; encoded by the coding sequence ATGAAAAAGAAGAGTAGTTCTAGTTTCTGGCGATATCTATATGGTAAGAATGTAATAAAGGCCTATATAGAAAAGATAGATAATAATCATTCTCATGATGTAGAAATTTTGCTATCAGATAAGAATAAATATAAAGATATAAAAATATTAGCAGATAAAAAGAATATCCCGATTCTCTATTGTAAAAAAGAAGAATTGGATAGATTTTTCGGACATGACAAACATAGAGGGCTTTTATTAAAAGTCCCATCCTCCGATAGACCCAGTCTTAAGGATGTTCTGCCCTTTCCTGAAAATTCTGTTGTAGTTATTTTGGATCATATAGAAGATCCTCATAATATAGGTGCCATAATAAGAACCTGTGATAAATTTGATATTGCTGCCGTTATTGTCCCTTCACGCAGAGCTGCTGTAGATAGCCCTGTCATAAGCAAGGTATCTAGTGGTGCAGATGCTTTTGTCCCCTTAATCGTAGAAAACAACCTTTCCAGAGTAATTGATATTCTTAAAGAAGATGGTTTTTGGATATATGGTGCCGATATGTGTGGAGATTCTTTATCTGGTGTTTCTTTTTCCGGTAAAATTTGCCTAGTGATGGGAAGTGAGGGAAATGGCTTATCAAGACTTGTTAGAGAGAAATGCGACTATATGGTATCTATTCCTTCCGGTGGGAATATAGATTCTTTTAATGTTTCTGTTGCAACCGGAATCTTGTTGTATGAGATAGTCAGACAACAAGGTAAGTTCGATTAA
- the rpsT gene encoding 30S ribosomal protein S20, which produces MGSKNAQKRERQNKKRQLRNKAAKSRVRTEIKKFLLAVKSNNKEEAESQLKLVVKQLDTVSRKGILHKNTAARKKSRLYKKLNALAAE; this is translated from the coding sequence TTGGGTTCCAAGAATGCGCAGAAGAGAGAGCGGCAGAATAAAAAAAGACAGCTGCGAAATAAGGCCGCAAAAAGCAGAGTAAGGACTGAGATTAAGAAGTTTCTTCTTGCTGTAAAAAGCAATAACAAAGAAGAAGCAGAATCGCAGCTTAAATTGGTTGTAAAACAGCTTGATACGGTTTCCCGTAAGGGAATCCTTCATAAAAATACTGCAGCGCGTAAGAAGTCCAGGCTTTATAAAAAGCTCAATGCTTTAGCTGCAGAATAA
- the grpE gene encoding nucleotide exchange factor GrpE, whose product MEEVGMVEEKNLNSSQEEQQESKSENNTNEFEKDSNESDKTIEKLQEQLKTLEEENSVLKQQNSELKDSYLRSRADFDNYKKRIQREFEEKEKFLVQKVIEDILPALDDLERAVDAAKDADDVTALHEGVTMISSQILSVLEKKWGLVKFSALNEPFDPNKHEAFMIEQGDYKQPVVIEEFQKGYSLHERIIRPARVKVGMPAPSGQNNKDDMSDSRAEEHTQEKQSDEKGEN is encoded by the coding sequence ATGGAAGAGGTAGGAATGGTGGAGGAGAAGAATTTGAATAGTTCTCAGGAAGAACAGCAGGAGAGCAAATCAGAAAATAATACTAATGAGTTTGAAAAAGATAGCAATGAGAGCGATAAAACTATAGAGAAGCTGCAAGAGCAGCTTAAGACTTTAGAAGAAGAAAACTCCGTGTTAAAACAGCAAAACTCCGAGCTTAAGGATTCTTATCTGCGTTCTAGAGCGGATTTTGATAATTATAAGAAAAGAATACAGAGAGAATTTGAAGAGAAAGAAAAATTTTTGGTACAGAAAGTGATAGAAGATATACTGCCTGCTCTTGATGATCTTGAGCGTGCTGTGGATGCTGCAAAAGATGCCGATGATGTGACTGCACTGCATGAAGGTGTGACTATGATATCTTCTCAGATATTGTCTGTTCTTGAGAAGAAGTGGGGTTTGGTAAAATTCTCCGCTCTCAATGAGCCTTTTGATCCCAATAAGCATGAAGCTTTTATGATTGAGCAAGGAGATTATAAACAGCCTGTTGTTATAGAAGAGTTTCAAAAAGGATATAGCCTTCATGAGAGGATAATAAGACCGGCTAGGGTTAAAGTGGGAATGCCTGCTCCTTCCGGTCAAAATAATAAAGATGATATGTCCGATTCCCGGGCAGAAGAACACACGCAAGAAAAACAATCCGATGAAAAAGGGGAGAATTAA
- a CDS encoding HU family DNA-binding protein, producing the protein MDRKIEKLTKAQIVESISQDCDLSKKDIQFVIDSFFEEVKKALVDGKTVELRGFGTFEIRIRKGRERARNPKTGEIVTVSDHGVAVFRPGKELKESVWNVKE; encoded by the coding sequence GTGGACAGAAAAATAGAAAAATTGACAAAGGCACAGATTGTCGAGAGTATTTCTCAGGATTGTGATTTGAGCAAGAAGGATATCCAGTTTGTAATTGACTCCTTCTTTGAAGAAGTGAAGAAGGCTCTAGTAGACGGTAAGACTGTGGAACTTAGAGGCTTTGGCACTTTTGAAATCAGAATCAGAAAGGGAAGAGAGAGGGCCAGAAATCCCAAGACAGGTGAGATTGTGACAGTCTCTGATCACGGCGTTGCTGTCTTTAGGCCGGGGAAAGAGCTTAAAGAGTCCGTCTGGAATGTAAAAGAATAA
- a CDS encoding M23 family metallopeptidase, translating to MFIPHSENKVINVQFSFVTLLVFSLIFISVSAGFLWTGSKIAGVMTELTRKESSLKRAEANLDSVREEIIELREIASIFKKALSETAGIVGTGLSEDSPTGEGDLSGLTGTLSLTEGELKDVAELRELKVTLRKAIDSFSQIKNVLGAQKDLLVSIPSIWPVKDGKGIITQYFGPALHPFYKNWYLHKGVDIAYPYPVPVLATATGKVVEAKSDPLGYGNYVVIRHKYGFYTQYAHLKYFTVQKGQEVHQGQVIGLMGSTGLSTGRHVHYEVIIGSEVVDPLKFLNISENKTSSK from the coding sequence ATGTTTATTCCCCATTCAGAGAATAAGGTTATAAATGTTCAGTTTTCCTTCGTCACCCTGCTTGTTTTTTCTCTGATTTTTATTTCTGTTTCTGCTGGTTTTTTATGGACAGGTTCAAAGATAGCAGGTGTTATGACAGAACTCACCAGAAAGGAATCTTCTTTGAAGCGAGCAGAGGCTAATCTGGATAGTGTCAGAGAAGAAATTATAGAACTAAGGGAAATTGCCAGCATATTTAAAAAAGCGCTTTCTGAGACTGCCGGTATAGTAGGTACCGGGCTGAGTGAGGATTCTCCTACTGGAGAGGGGGACTTGTCAGGATTGACAGGAACTTTATCCCTTACAGAAGGTGAGCTTAAGGATGTTGCTGAGCTTAGAGAGCTTAAGGTTACGCTTAGAAAGGCTATAGATTCTTTTTCTCAGATAAAGAATGTGCTTGGAGCTCAGAAGGATCTTCTTGTTAGCATACCCAGTATTTGGCCGGTTAAAGATGGCAAGGGTATAATAACGCAGTATTTTGGACCTGCCTTGCATCCTTTTTATAAAAACTGGTATTTGCATAAAGGGGTGGATATTGCCTATCCTTATCCTGTACCTGTTCTTGCTACTGCAACAGGTAAGGTTGTGGAAGCCAAATCCGATCCTCTTGGTTATGGAAATTATGTGGTAATCAGACATAAGTATGGATTCTATACTCAATATGCACATTTAAAGTATTTTACGGTGCAAAAAGGACAGGAGGTTCATCAGGGGCAGGTGATAGGTCTTATGGGGTCTACTGGCTTGTCTACGGGAAGGCATGTTCACTATGAAGTTATAATTGGTTCTGAGGTTGTTGATCCTCTAAAATTTCTGAATATTTCTGAAAATAAAACGAGTTCAAAATGA
- the dnaJ gene encoding molecular chaperone DnaJ, whose translation MAKRDYYEVLGVPKGASKEDIKKAYRKLALKYHPDRNPGDKEAEEKFKEASEAYEVLSDDKKREAYDRFGFAGLDGMSAGSSGGFSSGFGGFEDIFGDFGDIFDAFFGGSGRRTSRSSSSVRRGADLRYDLEVDFVDAAFGTKLEVSYTRHAECDTCSGTGSADGRGKVVCSVCGGSGRVRRSSGFFSIATDCPNCHGEGYVIENPCRKCRGTGLAEKKQRIKITIPPGVEDGERLVIPKMGDAGQNGAPAGDLYIVVHIKEHDKFIRHGNDVYCAVSVSITKAILGGEIFVKGLDNSLLKLKLPSGTQHGQLLRIRGAGIPRRSNPSVRGDMYVEIHIVVPERLSSREKELFEQLDKVIGEQKSDLLSRDSIISIKR comes from the coding sequence TTGGCTAAGCGTGATTATTACGAAGTCCTTGGAGTGCCCAAAGGGGCCTCCAAGGAAGATATAAAAAAGGCATATAGAAAGCTGGCATTAAAATATCATCCCGATAGGAACCCTGGAGATAAAGAGGCAGAAGAAAAATTCAAAGAGGCGAGTGAGGCTTATGAAGTTCTCTCTGATGATAAAAAAAGAGAGGCCTATGATCGGTTTGGCTTTGCCGGCCTAGACGGTATGTCTGCCGGATCTTCCGGGGGCTTTTCTTCTGGGTTTGGCGGTTTTGAGGATATTTTCGGAGATTTCGGAGACATTTTCGATGCTTTTTTTGGCGGTTCTGGAAGAAGGACTTCTCGTTCTTCTTCCAGTGTAAGGCGCGGTGCTGATCTGAGGTATGATCTGGAGGTTGATTTTGTAGATGCTGCTTTTGGAACCAAACTGGAGGTATCTTATACAAGACATGCGGAGTGTGATACCTGTTCTGGTACTGGTTCTGCTGATGGCAGAGGTAAGGTGGTATGTTCTGTATGTGGGGGGTCCGGTCGTGTAAGGAGATCCTCCGGGTTTTTTTCCATTGCAACAGATTGTCCCAACTGTCATGGTGAAGGATATGTGATAGAAAATCCCTGTAGAAAGTGCAGAGGGACAGGTCTTGCCGAGAAAAAACAGAGGATAAAAATAACCATTCCCCCAGGGGTAGAAGATGGGGAGCGCTTGGTGATTCCCAAGATGGGAGATGCAGGACAGAATGGAGCCCCTGCGGGAGATCTGTACATAGTTGTCCATATAAAAGAGCATGATAAATTTATAAGACATGGAAATGATGTATATTGTGCCGTATCTGTTTCCATAACAAAGGCTATTCTTGGAGGAGAGATATTTGTAAAAGGGCTTGATAATTCCTTGTTAAAGTTAAAACTTCCTTCAGGTACCCAGCATGGCCAATTGCTTAGGATAAGAGGAGCCGGTATACCTAGAAGAAGTAATCCTTCTGTAAGAGGCGATATGTATGTTGAAATCCATATCGTTGTTCCAGAAAGACTGAGCTCCAGAGAAAAAGAACTTTTTGAACAATTAGATAAGGTTATCGGAGAGCAAAAATCGGATTTGTTATCCAGAGATTCTATAATTTCCATAAAAAGATAA
- a CDS encoding TatD family hydrolase produces the protein MRLFDSHSHISLIHEDAIERLIITQEAKQAGIVGIISICNNINDFFVVYDQLRTASNVYHAVGVAPSEVESPGKNWIQKIEEGITKPRVIAIGETGLDYYRKFGDKNSQIELFIKQLELAEKYNLPVIVHNREAGKDILEILKEKIPSRGAVLHCFSENWDFAKKAMDLNIMISLAGNVTYKNAKELQDAAKKIPLDRLLVETESPFMIPAVYRGKRNRPIYLIEIIKHLSNIREESQEEIAEATYQNALSFFNISE, from the coding sequence ATGCGGTTGTTTGACTCTCATTCTCACATAAGCCTCATACATGAGGATGCTATAGAAAGACTCATTATTACACAAGAAGCAAAACAGGCTGGAATTGTCGGGATAATAAGCATTTGTAATAATATCAATGATTTTTTTGTTGTTTATGACCAATTAAGAACCGCCTCCAACGTGTATCATGCTGTCGGGGTAGCTCCCTCAGAAGTAGAATCACCAGGTAAAAACTGGATACAAAAAATAGAAGAAGGTATAACAAAACCCCGTGTTATAGCTATCGGTGAAACAGGTCTAGATTATTATAGAAAATTCGGAGATAAAAACTCTCAGATAGAATTATTTATAAAGCAATTGGAATTGGCAGAAAAGTACAATCTCCCTGTCATTGTACATAACAGAGAAGCCGGAAAAGACATCCTAGAAATATTAAAGGAAAAGATACCTTCTAGAGGAGCTGTTTTGCATTGTTTCTCAGAAAACTGGGATTTTGCAAAAAAGGCCATGGATTTAAATATAATGATATCTCTTGCAGGAAACGTAACCTATAAAAATGCAAAAGAGCTCCAGGATGCCGCAAAAAAGATACCTTTGGATAGATTGCTCGTAGAGACGGAGAGTCCATTTATGATACCTGCCGTATATAGAGGAAAAAGAAACAGACCCATATATCTAATAGAAATAATAAAGCATCTTTCAAATATTCGCGAAGAATCCCAAGAAGAAATAGCAGAAGCAACCTATCAAAATGCCCTTTCTTTTTTTAATATAAGTGAGTAA
- the dusB gene encoding tRNA dihydrouridine synthase DusB, whose amino-acid sequence MLYRKIKIGSLQVPGNIFLAPMAGISDMAFRKLCAQNGADLTYTEMVSAEGLFYNSKKTEALLKKSQEEKYLAVQIFSGNEDMLIKAAEKLENTYHPCIIDINSGCPVPKVTKTGAGAALMREPQKIYRIINEIKKRIITPITIKIRSGWNQEFLNYMEIATAAIEAGVDALCIHPRTKTQGYSGFADRTHIKNIKEKFPQLVVIASGDINSPEEVESAFLETGCDAVMIARGSMGKPWIFRQTKEYLNYGKYKEPDISEIKNTMLRHLEYAIEEKGERTAVKELRKHMAWYIKGIPHAAKLRKDFISCQSQDDYKRLIDSIS is encoded by the coding sequence ATGCTGTATAGAAAAATAAAAATAGGTTCTCTGCAGGTTCCCGGCAATATTTTTCTTGCACCAATGGCAGGAATAAGCGATATGGCTTTTAGAAAATTATGCGCACAAAATGGAGCCGACTTAACATACACAGAAATGGTTTCTGCCGAAGGATTGTTCTATAACAGCAAAAAGACAGAAGCACTCTTAAAAAAAAGTCAGGAAGAAAAGTATCTAGCTGTTCAAATATTTTCCGGCAACGAGGATATGCTGATAAAAGCCGCAGAGAAACTGGAAAACACATATCATCCTTGTATTATAGACATCAACTCAGGTTGTCCTGTTCCTAAAGTTACAAAAACAGGAGCCGGAGCCGCACTTATGAGAGAACCCCAAAAAATATATAGAATAATAAACGAAATAAAAAAAAGGATAATAACACCAATAACGATAAAAATACGTTCTGGATGGAACCAAGAATTCCTAAACTATATGGAGATAGCCACAGCGGCAATAGAGGCAGGAGTTGATGCCTTATGTATACACCCAAGAACAAAGACACAAGGCTACAGCGGATTTGCAGATAGGACACATATAAAAAACATAAAAGAAAAGTTTCCACAATTAGTGGTCATAGCCTCGGGAGATATAAACAGTCCGGAAGAAGTAGAAAGTGCCTTTCTAGAAACAGGCTGTGATGCTGTTATGATAGCGAGAGGGAGCATGGGAAAACCATGGATATTTAGACAAACAAAAGAATACCTAAATTACGGGAAATATAAAGAGCCTGATATATCGGAAATAAAAAACACCATGTTAAGACATCTGGAATATGCCATAGAAGAAAAAGGCGAAAGAACAGCTGTAAAAGAACTAAGAAAACATATGGCATGGTATATCAAAGGCATTCCTCATGCAGCTAAGCTAAGAAAAGATTTTATCTCATGTCAATCCCAGGATGACTATAAAAGACTTATCGACAGTATTTCTTAA